The DNA segment CAACGGCTGTGACCATTCCCAGGCACGGGGGTACTGGAGGGCGTACGGCCGTTGCGGCGCGAGCGCGGCAGGTCGTCAAGGCGTACGGATCGGGGGAGACGCGGGTCGTCGCCCTCGACCACGTCGATGTGGACATCGCCCGTGGCCGGTTCACCGCGATCATGGGCCCCTCGGGCTCCGGCAAGTCCACGCTGATGCACTGCCTCGCCGGACTCGACACGGTGAGCGGCGGCCAGATCCATCTGGACGAGACGGAGATCACCGGGCTCAAGGACAAGAAGCTCACCCAGCTGCGCCGGGACCGTATCGGCTTCATCTTCCAGGCCTTCAACCTGCTGCCCACGCTCAACGCCATCGAGAACATCACGCTCCCGATGGACATCGCGGGGCGCAGGCCGGACGCGCAGTGGCTGCGGCAGGTGGTGGAGACCGTGGGGCTCGCGGACCGGCTCAAGCACCGGCCGACACAGCTTTCCGGCGGTCAGCAGCAGCGGGTCGCCGTGGCGCGCGCCCTGGCCGCGCGGCCGGAGATCATCTTCGGTGACGAGCCGACCGGGAACCTCGACTCCCGGGCGGGAGCGGAGGTGCTGGGCTTCCTGCGCAAATCGGTCTCCGAGCTGGGCCAGACCATCGTGATGGTCACGCACGACCCGGTGGCCGCCTCGTACGCGGACCGGGTGCTCTACCTCGCGGACGGCAGGATCGTGGACGAGATGTACGGCCCGACGGCCGACCAGGTCCTCGACCGGATGAAGGACTTCGACGCGCGCGGGCGGACGTCATGACCGTCTGGAAGACCTCGATGCGCAACTTCTTCGCGCACAAGGGGCGGATGGCGCTCTCCGCCGTCGCGGTCCTGCTGTCGGTCGGCTTCGTGTGCGGCACGCTGGTCTTCACCGACACCATGAACACCACCTTCGACAAGCTCTTCGCGGCCACCGCCGCGGACGTCACGGTCAGCCCCAAGTCCGCCAAGGGCACCGACAACAGCACCCAGAACGGCAAGCCGGAGTCGCTGCCCGCCTCCGCGGTGCGGCAGGTCGAGAAGGCCGACGGGGTGCGGTCGGCGCGGGGCGGCGTCAGCAGCATGAGCGTGACGGTCGTCGACGGCCACAACAAGGACGTGGGTTCCAGCAGCGGCGCCCCGACGATCGCCGGCAACTGGACGCCCGGCGAGACCAAGTCGATGGAGATCACCTCCGGCCACGCGCCGCGCGGCCCCTCCGAGGTGATGGTCGACGCGGACACCGCGAAGAAGCACCACCTCACGCTGGGCGACGAGCTGCGCACGATCACCGTCAGCGGTGACATCAGGGCCCGGATAGCCGGTATCGCCACGTTCAAGGTGACCAACCCCGGTGCGGCCGTCGTGTACTTCGACACCGCCACCGCGCAGCACGAACTGCTGGGCGGCCCCGGCCTCTTCACGAGCATCTCCGTCAACGCCGAGCCGGGTGTGAGCGATGCCCGGTTGAAGCAGAACGTGGAAGCGGTGCTCCACGGCCCGTACACATTCGAGACGCAGAAGGAGAACGCGGACGCCAACCGTTCGGACGTCGGCTCGTTCCTCGACGTCATGAAGTACGCGATGCTCGGCTTCGCCGGAATCGCCTTCCTCGTCGGCATCTTCCTCATCATCAACACCTTCTCGATGCTGGTCGCCCAGCGGACCCGTGAGATCGGCCTGATGCGGGCCCTCGGCTCCAGCCGCAAGCAGGTCAACCGCTCGGTGCTGGTCGAGGCGCTGCTGCTCGGGATCTTCGGCTCCGTCCTCGGCGTCGGCGCCGGTGTCGGCCTCGCGGTCGGGCTGATGAAGGTGATGGGTTCCGTGGGCATGGATCTGTCCACGGAGGATCTGACGGTCAGGTGGACGACCCCGGCCGTCGGCATGCTGCTCGGCGTCATCGTGACGATCGTCGCCGCGTACGTCCCGGCCCGCCGGGCCGGGAAGATCTCCCCGATGGCCGCGCTGCGGGACTCCGGCATGCCGGCCGACGGCAGGGCGGGATGGCTCAGGGCGGCGATCGGCCTGGTGCTCACCGGTGCCGGTGGGGCCTCTCTGCTCGCCGCCGCCGCGGCGGACAAGTCGGGTCAGGGTTCGCTCTGGCTCGGGGTGGGCGTGGTGCTCACGCTCATCGGCTTCGTGGTCATCGGCCCGCTGCTCGCAGGGGTGCTGGTCCGGGGGATCAGCTCGGTCGTGCTGCGGATCTTCGGCCCGGTCGGACGGATGGCCGAGCGCAACGCGCTGCGCAACCCGCGGCGTACGGGAGCGACCGGCGCCGCCCTGATGATCGGGCTCGCGCTGGTGGCCTGTCTGTCGGTCGTCGGCTCCTCGATGGTGGCCTCGGCCACCGATGAGCTCGACAAGTCGGTCGGCGCGGACTTCATCGTCCAGAGCGGCAGCGGCCAGCTGATCGTGCCGCAGGCCCAGAAGGCCCTGGAGGCCGTGCCGGGCATCGAGCACGTCACCAACTACAAGGCGGTCGACTCCCGGCTGACCGCGCCCGACGGGACGCGCGAGGACGAGTCGGTCATCGCGGCCGATCCGACGTACGCACAGGACCTGCGGCGCGAGACCGTCTCGGGCGACCTCTCGGCGGCGTACGGCAAGGACGCCATGTCCGTCGGTGACGCCTACGCCAGGAAGCACCACGTCAAGGTCGGCGACACCCTGTCCGTGGCGTTCAAGGGAGGGCGGACGGCGAAGCTGAGGATCGCGGCCGTCACCTCCGACGACACGAGCGTCGACAAGGGCGCGATGTATCTGAACATCACGACGGCCGCCCGGTACGTGCCCGCTGCCAAGATGCCCCCGAACATCATCATGTTCGCCAAGGCCAGGGACGGCCAGGAGAAGGCCGCCTACGCCGGGCTGAAGAAGTCGCTGGCCAAGTACCCGCAGTACAAGGTGCAGGACCAGACCGACTTCAAGCAGGACCTCAAGGACCAGATCGGGCAGCTGCTCAACATCGTCTACGGGCTGCTGGCCCTCGCGATCATCGTCGCGGTGCTCGGCGTGGTGAACACGCTGGCCCTGTCGGTCGTCGAGCGGACCAGGGAGATCGGCCTGATGCGGGCGATCGGCCTCTCGCGGCGGCAGCTGCGCCGGATGATCCGGCTGGAGTCGGTGGTCATCGCGCTCTTCGGTGCGCTGCTCGGCCTGGGGCTCGGGATGGGCTGGGGAACGTCGGCCCAGAAGATCCTCGCCCTGGAGGGCATGGGGGTCCTGGAGATCCCGTGGCCGACGATCATCACGGTCTTCGTCGCCTCGGCGTTCGTGGGCCTGTTCGCCGCCCTGATCCCGGCGTTCCGGGCGGGCCGGATGAACGTACTGAACGCGATCGCGACGGACTGACGCGGTGCGTTTCTGTTCACTTCACGGCTCGGTACGCATGACTGTCCGGGATGACCGGGCCCGCTGACCGGGGGAGCGGGGGAGCGGGGGACAACGGGGGAGACTCAGCCCCGGTCGACGCCAGGTGCGTCGGCCGGGGCTGGGCCGTGTCCACCGCCACGAGCGGGCGTGCCGTCACCAGGTGGGCGGGGGCGACCACGGGGGCGAGGTGGCCGGGGCGGTGGGCTTCCCCCGCACCCTGCTGGTGCGCGTGGCGCCGGGCGGGCTGCCCGACGCGGGCGAGCCGGACTCGATGGACGGGGCGGCCGGGCTCGTACGCTCGCCGGCCGCGGAGTGCCGGGGGCTCGGCGGTGCGGCGGGGAGCGCGGGGGTGCTGGGCTGGAGCTGCAGCACGGCCGCCACGACACCGCTCGCCAGGACGCACACGGTGCCCGCGGCGGCCGACGCCAGGACCCGGCGCCTGCGGGTGGCGCCCCGCGCCGAGACCCACCCGGCCGGTGCGGGTGCGGCCGTGCGGCCCGCCGATTCGGCGGCCTGCTTCAGCGCACGGGCCAGGGCGCGGTCGGGTCCGTGACCGGACGGGTGATCGGACCCGCAGCCGGATGCGTACTCGGTCTCAGACACCGTGCTCCTCCTCGGAGAGATGCGGCGCGAGCGAGGCCCGGGCGCGGGAGAGATGGGTCTTGACGGTCCCCGCCGATATCCCCGTCTCGGCGGCCACCTGCTCGACGGTGAGGTCGCACACGTAGTGCAGGACCGCCACCCGCCGCTGCCGCTCGGTCAGCTGCCGCAGCGCCGAGACCATCGCGACGGTGTCCGGATCGGGCTCGGGCACGG comes from the Streptomyces sp. NBC_01471 genome and includes:
- a CDS encoding FtsX-like permease family protein, with the protein product MTVWKTSMRNFFAHKGRMALSAVAVLLSVGFVCGTLVFTDTMNTTFDKLFAATAADVTVSPKSAKGTDNSTQNGKPESLPASAVRQVEKADGVRSARGGVSSMSVTVVDGHNKDVGSSSGAPTIAGNWTPGETKSMEITSGHAPRGPSEVMVDADTAKKHHLTLGDELRTITVSGDIRARIAGIATFKVTNPGAAVVYFDTATAQHELLGGPGLFTSISVNAEPGVSDARLKQNVEAVLHGPYTFETQKENADANRSDVGSFLDVMKYAMLGFAGIAFLVGIFLIINTFSMLVAQRTREIGLMRALGSSRKQVNRSVLVEALLLGIFGSVLGVGAGVGLAVGLMKVMGSVGMDLSTEDLTVRWTTPAVGMLLGVIVTIVAAYVPARRAGKISPMAALRDSGMPADGRAGWLRAAIGLVLTGAGGASLLAAAAADKSGQGSLWLGVGVVLTLIGFVVIGPLLAGVLVRGISSVVLRIFGPVGRMAERNALRNPRRTGATGAALMIGLALVACLSVVGSSMVASATDELDKSVGADFIVQSGSGQLIVPQAQKALEAVPGIEHVTNYKAVDSRLTAPDGTREDESVIAADPTYAQDLRRETVSGDLSAAYGKDAMSVGDAYARKHHVKVGDTLSVAFKGGRTAKLRIAAVTSDDTSVDKGAMYLNITTAARYVPAAKMPPNIIMFAKARDGQEKAAYAGLKKSLAKYPQYKVQDQTDFKQDLKDQIGQLLNIVYGLLALAIIVAVLGVVNTLALSVVERTREIGLMRAIGLSRRQLRRMIRLESVVIALFGALLGLGLGMGWGTSAQKILALEGMGVLEIPWPTIITVFVASAFVGLFAALIPAFRAGRMNVLNAIATD
- a CDS encoding ABC transporter ATP-binding protein, with translation MTTAVTIPRHGGTGGRTAVAARARQVVKAYGSGETRVVALDHVDVDIARGRFTAIMGPSGSGKSTLMHCLAGLDTVSGGQIHLDETEITGLKDKKLTQLRRDRIGFIFQAFNLLPTLNAIENITLPMDIAGRRPDAQWLRQVVETVGLADRLKHRPTQLSGGQQQRVAVARALAARPEIIFGDEPTGNLDSRAGAEVLGFLRKSVSELGQTIVMVTHDPVAASYADRVLYLADGRIVDEMYGPTADQVLDRMKDFDARGRTS